The following nucleotide sequence is from Nocardioides daedukensis.
ACCGATCACGCCGCCGATGGCGGTGCCGAGCAGGTCGGTGGCCACCACGGTGGTGATGCCATAGATGAGCCCACCGACCAGCGCGCCCGGGATGCTGTCGAGCCCACCGAGGATGGCGGTGGCGAAGCCCGCCACGAGCAGGGACTGACCGGTGCTGATCGAGAGCCCGACCTCGGCGCTGTACATGATGCCGGCCAGGGCAGCGATGCCCATCGCGATGGCATATGCACCGAGCGCCACGAGTCCGGGATTGAGACCCATCAGGGATGAGGTCTCACGATCCTCGGCCACTGCCCGGAAGATCGTTCCGAGACGAGTGCGTTGGGTGAACCAGGTGAGGGCGAGGGTGACCCCGATCGCCAGGACCAGGATCAGCAGGAACTGCGAGCTGACCCGGGTCCCGGCGACCGAGGTGAAGCCCTCGAAGCCGATCCCGTTGAGTGCCTTGGTCCCTGCTCCCTGCGAGTTGCGCAGGAGGTCGAGCATGATCAGGGAGAGTCCGGCAGTGGTGAGCAACCATCGGATGTCGTGCGGTCCGGAGTTGAACGGGCGTACGACGAAGCGCTCGACGAGCGTGCCCAGGATTCCGATCAACACGACACTGACTGCCACGGCCAACCAGGCCGGCAGGTCGAGGGCGACTATCGCGATGAACGCGAAGCCTCCCGCGGTGATGAATTCGCCGAGGGCGAAGTTCAGTGTTCGGGTGGTCTGGAAGGTCAGGACGAACGCGAGTGCGACCAGTCCGTAGAGTCCGCCGAGCGTGATGCCGACGAGGACGGAGTCCATGAATGCTCCTCGATTGGGATCGGGCTGAGAATGGGGCTGAGAGCGTCAGTCGGCCTTGACGACTTCTCCGGCCTTGTCGTAGCCGTAGGTGATCCAGTCCTCCGGGGTGAAGAGCTCGTGGTCCTTCTCGGAGAACGGCTTGTCGAACTTCTGCCCGAGCACCTCAACGGTGTCCAGGGTCTCCATCGCCTCGCGCACGGCGGGGTAGTCGCTGGAGTCACCGGACTCGGCCACGGCCGCGGCGTAGGTCAACGTCGCCGCATAGAGCGACCACACGGCGGTCAGGACGAGCGGCTCCTCGCCGTACTCCTTCTTGTAGCGCTCGGTGAGGTCCTTGAGCTCGGGCGACTCGAAGTCGATCGGGGCCGCGAAGGTGGTGTTGTCCCACTCGGCTGCCTTGGACAGCTCGGTGAAGGCCGGGTCCAGGATGGTCGCGGTCGCGACGATCTCGGGGTCATAGCTGACCTGGGCCATGCTGCGCATCATCGTGGCGTGGTCGGCGCCCGTGGTGAACCAGACGATGACGGTGTCCACGCCGGCGCTCTTGAGGGCGTTGACCTGGGAGGTCATCGACGTGGCGCCGGGGTCGACACCCTCGGCCTTGACCAGGTCGAGGCTGTTCTTCTTGGCATAGGAGCTGACCGCGTCATAACCGGCCTGGCCGAACCCGTCGGTGCCATAGATCATGCCGACGGTCTTGCCCTCACCGAAGGCCATGTTGGCGACCGCTTCGATGTTCTGGGCGTTGTTGTAGTTGGTGCGGAAGCCCCAGTTGGGCTGGGCGGAGTAGTCGATGATCTCGTCGGCGGTCGGGATGCCGGTCATCCACGGTCGTCCGGACCGCTGGATCACCGGTGCCACCTGGAGGGCCACGCCGGACAGGGACGGTCCGAAGACCACGTCGACCTGCTCCTGGTTGAGGAGCTCCTGGATCAATCGCGCACCGGTCTCGGGCTCACCCTTGTCGTCGCGCTTGACGAGGTCGAAGGTGACGCCGTACTTCTCCTTGGCCTCGTCCTGGGCCAGCTCGATGCCGCGTTCCAGTTCGATCCAGTACTGCGAGGCAGGGCTCGTCTTGGGGCCGATGACGCCGGCCTTCACGGTCAGGCCGCCTTCGCCGCCCTCGCTGGAACTACCGCACGCGGTCAGCCCACCAGCAAGCAACACAGCACTGGTGAGGGCCGCGAGCATCCTTTTGGTTGCCACGATGTTTCTCCCGTTCCGTCGGTTAACCAAACGATGGTTTGGATTGGGATACATCGAATAGCGGAAATCACGAAGTGTCAAGGGTCACAGTCGATGACCGGTTGATTTTCGTCGGTGACCGGTGCGTTCTGCGGTGCCCTCAGAGCGAGAGACCCCCGTCAACCATCAACGTCTGGCCCTGGACCATGGCCGCGCTCGGCGAGGTCAGCAGCTCCACGGCGGCGACCACGTCCGCGAATTCGAGGCCACGGCCGCTCGGGTTGGCCGCCGCTGCCGCGTCCAGTCGGCGCTCGGCGCGGTCCTTGAACATGGT
It contains:
- a CDS encoding branched-chain amino acid ABC transporter permease, giving the protein MDSVLVGITLGGLYGLVALAFVLTFQTTRTLNFALGEFITAGGFAFIAIVALDLPAWLAVAVSVVLIGILGTLVERFVVRPFNSGPHDIRWLLTTAGLSLIMLDLLRNSQGAGTKALNGIGFEGFTSVAGTRVSSQFLLILVLAIGVTLALTWFTQRTRLGTIFRAVAEDRETSSLMGLNPGLVALGAYAIAMGIAALAGIMYSAEVGLSISTGQSLLVAGFATAILGGLDSIPGALVGGLIYGITTVVATDLLGTAIGGVIGLVVTVVVLAVRPQGLMGRVVMEKV
- a CDS encoding ABC transporter substrate-binding protein, encoding MATKRMLAALTSAVLLAGGLTACGSSSEGGEGGLTVKAGVIGPKTSPASQYWIELERGIELAQDEAKEKYGVTFDLVKRDDKGEPETGARLIQELLNQEQVDVVFGPSLSGVALQVAPVIQRSGRPWMTGIPTADEIIDYSAQPNWGFRTNYNNAQNIEAVANMAFGEGKTVGMIYGTDGFGQAGYDAVSSYAKKNSLDLVKAEGVDPGATSMTSQVNALKSAGVDTVIVWFTTGADHATMMRSMAQVSYDPEIVATATILDPAFTELSKAAEWDNTTFAAPIDFESPELKDLTERYKKEYGEEPLVLTAVWSLYAATLTYAAAVAESGDSSDYPAVREAMETLDTVEVLGQKFDKPFSEKDHELFTPEDWITYGYDKAGEVVKAD